Proteins encoded in a region of the Photobacterium angustum genome:
- the pbpG gene encoding D-alanyl-D-alanine endopeptidase yields MRNAFILFFTLASISFSSMASINTSKLDPNKLQTASVSNYVIDLSTGKTLYSKNSNVKMPIASLTKLMTAMVTLDAKLPLDEKLTFTPTDKERMYNTYTRIRMGSTLSRGETIHIALMSSENLAAATLAGNYPGGYKAFIKAMNRKAKSLGMTNTHFVDSSGLDPHNHSTASDVAKMVRAAYKYPEIRKYSTTPVHTAYFGKPNYKLGYTNTNALARGKKWTVNLTKTGFLDEAGRCLGMVTTIDGKRILMVMLDSQGKLTPIGDAGRIKQWLQTGKSKPISADAKYYQQQKLKELTK; encoded by the coding sequence GTGCGTAACGCTTTCATTCTGTTTTTTACTCTTGCTAGTATTAGCTTCTCTTCCATGGCTAGCATCAACACCAGCAAGCTAGATCCTAATAAGTTACAAACGGCATCAGTCAGTAATTATGTGATAGACCTTAGTACAGGAAAGACGCTGTACAGTAAAAATTCAAATGTCAAAATGCCAATTGCTTCATTGACTAAGTTAATGACAGCGATGGTAACACTGGATGCAAAACTCCCACTTGACGAAAAACTAACGTTTACTCCCACTGATAAAGAACGCATGTACAATACATACACACGTATTCGCATGGGCTCTACCCTAAGCCGTGGTGAGACTATTCATATTGCTTTAATGTCATCTGAGAACCTAGCAGCAGCAACACTTGCAGGAAACTACCCTGGTGGTTACAAGGCATTCATTAAAGCGATGAACCGCAAAGCTAAATCTTTAGGCATGACCAATACGCATTTTGTTGATAGCTCAGGCCTTGACCCTCATAACCACTCGACAGCATCAGATGTCGCTAAGATGGTACGCGCTGCTTACAAATACCCTGAAATTCGTAAGTACAGTACAACACCTGTGCATACCGCTTACTTTGGTAAACCTAATTACAAACTTGGCTACACCAATACAAACGCCCTAGCGCGTGGTAAGAAGTGGACGGTTAACTTAACCAAAACAGGTTTCCTTGATGAAGCTGGTCGTTGCTTAGGTATGGTAACAACGATTGATGGTAAGAGAATCCTAATGGTTATGTTAGATTCTCAAGGCAAACTAACACCTATTGGTGATGCTGGCCGTATTAAGCAATGGCTACAAACGGGTAAAAGCAAACCAATTAGCGCTGATGCAAAATACTACCAGCAACAGAAACTAAAAGAATTAACGAAATAA